In the genome of Saccopteryx leptura isolate mSacLep1 chromosome 10, mSacLep1_pri_phased_curated, whole genome shotgun sequence, one region contains:
- the IL17RD gene encoding interleukin-17 receptor D isoform X4, with the protein MESQPFLNMKFETDYFVKIVPFPSIKNESNYHPFFFRTRACDLLLQPDNLACKPFWKPRNLNITQQGLDMQVSFDHAPHTFGFRFFYLHYKLKHEGPFKRKTCKQEQNTETTSCLLQNVSPGDYIIELVDDTNMTRKVVHYALKPVHSPWAGPIRAVAITVPLVVISAFATLFTVMCRKKQHENIYSHLDEESSESSTYTTTLPRERLRPRPKVFLCYSSKDGQNHMNVVQCFAYFLQDFCGCEVALDLWEDFSLCREGQREWVIQKIHESQFIIVVCSKGMKYFVDKKNYKHKGGRGSGKGELFLVAVSAIAEKLRQAKQSSSASLSKFIAVYFDYSCEGDVPGVLDLSTKYKLMDNLPQLCSHLHSQDHSRPGPPPPGHGSRRNYFRSKSGRSLYVAICNMHQFIDEEPDWFERQFVPFCPPPPRREPVLEKFDSGLVLNDVLGKPGPESDFCLKAEAEGPPAGLPSEGAPLSPDEDAESGPRAAALQPLRHAVKAGSTSGMPRDSGIYDSSVPSSELSLPLMDALSADQTETASLSGSVSSSSGLGEEDPPALPSTLLTSGVYKAEPGCCSYTGELHAVAPL; encoded by the exons ATGGAATCTCAACCTTTCCTGAATATGAAGTTTGAGACGGATTACTTTGTAAAGATTGTCCCTTTTCCTTccattaaaaatgaaagcaattatCACCCTTTCTTTTTCAGAACCCGAG CCTGTGACCTGTTGTTACAGCCGGACAACCTGGCCTGTAAACCCT TCTGGAAGCCTCGGAACCTGAATATCACCCAGCAGGGTTTGGATATGCAGGTGTCCTTTGACCACGCACCACACACCTTTGGCTTCCGTTTCTTCTATCTTCATTACAAGCTCAAGCATGAGGGACCCTTCAAGAGAAAGACCTGTAAACAG GAGCAAAATACAGAAACAACCAGCTGCCTCCTTCAAAATGTATCTCCAGGGGATTATATAATTGAG TTGGTGGATGACACTAATATGACCAGAAAAGTGGTGCATTATGCCTTAAAGCcag TGCATTCCCCGTGGGCTGGGCCCATCAGAGCTGTGGCCATCACGGTGCCACTGGTCGTCATATCGGCATTTGCAACCCTCTTCACTGTGATGTGCCGCAAGAAGCAACACG aaaatatatattcacatttaGATGAAGAGAGTTCTGAGTCCTCTACCTACACCACAACACTCCCCAGAGAGAGGCTCCGGCCACGGCCAAAGGTCTTCCTCTGCTATTCCAGTAAAGATGGCCAGAATCACATGAACGTTGTCCAGTGTTTCGCCTACTTTCTCCAGGACTTCTGTGGTTGTGAG GTGGCTCTGGACCTGTGGGAAGACTTCAGCCTCTGCAGAGAAGGGCAGAGAGAATGGGTCATCCAGAAGATCCATGAGTCCCAGTTCATCATTGTGGTCTGTTCCAAAGGCATGAAGTATTTTGTGGACAAGAAGAACTACAAACACAAAGGAGGCCGAGGCTCAGGGAAAGGGGAGCTCTTTCTGGTGGCCGTGTCGGCCATCGCCGAAAAGCTCCGCCAGGCCAAGCAGAGCTCGTCGGCGTCGCTCAGCAAGTTCATTGCTGTCTACTTTGACTACTCCTGCGAGGGGGACGTTCCCGGTGTCCTGGACCTGAGCACCAAGTACAAGCTCATGGACAACCTGCCCCAGCTCTGCTCCCACCTGCACTCGCAAGACCACAGCCGCCCAGGGCCGCCGCCCCCCGGACACGGCAGCCGGAGGAACTACTTCCGGAGCAAGTCGGGGCGCTCCCTGTACGTCGCCATTTGCAACATGCACCAATTTATCGACGAGGAGCCGGACTGGTTTGAGAGGCAGTTCGTCCCCTTCTGCCCTCCTCCACCCCGCCGGGAGCCAGTCCTGGAGAAGTTTGACTCCGGCTTGGTTCTCAATGACGTCCTGGGCAAGCCAGGGCCTGAGAGTGACTTCTGCCTCAAGGCCGAGGCCGAAGGACCGCCGGCCGGCTTGCCCTCGGAGGGAGCACCGCTCAGCCCTGACGAGGACGCGGAGTCTGGGCCCAGGGCCGCTGCCCTGCAGCCCCTGCGGCATGCGGTGAAAGCTGGCAGCACCTCGGGCATGCCGCGGGACTCGGGCATCTACGACTCCTCCGTGCCCTCCTCCGAGCTGTCTCTGCCCCTGATGGACGCGCTCTCGGCAGACCAGACAGAAACGGCCTCGCTGAGCGGCAGCGTGTCATCCTCCTCAGGCCTGG gTGAGGAGGATCCTCCTGCCCTTCCATCCACGCTCCTCACCTCTGGGGTGTATAAAGCAGAACCTGGTTGCTGCAGCTACACTGGTGAACTCCACGCGGTCGCCCCTTTGTAA